The Bombus vancouverensis nearcticus chromosome 17, iyBomVanc1_principal, whole genome shotgun sequence genome has a window encoding:
- the FucTB gene encoding alpha-(1,3)-fucosyltransferase 10, whose translation MSYFCQKMYFIFATITALTFSIIIYQVYLIQNGNRLHHPDVPIILWWTPFGNDEKLRDCENYQCYFTSNRSFQYHKQIKSFLFYGSNFRINDLPKWKSDEIPWGLLHEESPRNNPILVQQETLNLFTYSSTFSRFSDVPLTLADLPGITELLDRKYFVSTKEKTRLMYKRNLAPLLYIQSDCDTASNRDIYVAELMKYIRIDSYGACLNNAQLEKRLKENYLEILNSEDFLSFIANYKFTIAFENAVCDDYITEKLWRPLIVGSIPIYYGSPSFKDWLPNNMSAISILDFKNPVNLAKFLYNLSNNEIEYNKYLSHKLIDDYEIENERLRKALERKEEWLSNEFGNYVEEFECFVCKSIYQPRKTKIVNKKHYNCPLPKNPLTNKTDHSNWWTKQWTLEKCGAKILSYHMQNNLTINEENFETDKMKLFDRNEC comes from the exons atgtcGTATTTTTGTcagaaaatgtattttatatttgcaACAATCACCGCCTTAACTTTTAGTATAATAATTTACCag GTTTACTTAATTCAGAATGGTAACAGATTACATCATCCAG ATGTACCCATAATTCTATGGTGGACACCTTTTGGAAATGATGAAAAATTACGGGACTGTGAAAATTATCAGTGTTATTTTACAAGTAACCGATCCTTTCAATATCATAAACAGATAAAA AGTTTTCTTTTCTATGGTAGTAATTTTCGAATTAATGATTTACCAAAATGGAAATCCGACGAAATTCCGTGGGGTTTGCTTCATGAAGAATCCCCAAGAAATAATCCAATATTAGTTCAACAGGAAACTCTGAATCTTTTTACATACTCTTCAACATTTAGCAGATTTAGTGATGTACCTCTAACTCTTGCAGATCTACCTGGAATTACAGAATTATTAG ATAGAAAATACTTTGtatctacaaaagaaaaaacaagGTTGATGTATAAAAGAAATTTGGCACCATTACTTTATATACAATCTGATTGTGATACTGCAAGTAACAGAGATATTTATGTAGCtgaattaatgaaatatatacgtatagatTCATATGGCGCATGTTTAAATAATGCTCAACTTGAGAAAAG GTTAAAGGAAAATTACCTTGAAATATTGAACAGTGaagattttctttcttttattgcCAATTACAAGTTTACAATAGCTTTTGAAAATGCAGTCTGCGATGACTATATCACTGAAAAATTGTGGAGGCCCCTTATTGTTGGATCTATACCTATATATTATGGATCACCATCATTCaaa GATTGGCTTCCAAATAATATGTCTGCTATATCAATACTCGATTTCAAAAATCCAGTAAATTTAGCCAAGTTTTTATATAATCTTTCCAATAatgaaattgaatataataaatatttatcccACAAATTAATTGACGACTatgaaattgaaaatgaaagatTAAGAAAGGCATTAGAGAGAAAAGAGGAATGGTTATCTAATGAATTTGGAAATTATGTTGAAGAATTTGAATGTTTTGTTTGTAAAAGCATATATCAACCAAGGAAAACAAAAATTGTCAATAAGAAACATTATAACTGTCCATTGCCAAAAAATCCACTAACAAACAAAACTGATCATTCTAATTGGTGGACAAAACAATGGACTTTAGAAAAATGTGGTGCAAAGATATTAAGTTACCATATGCAAAATAACCTTACAATTAATGAGGAAAATTTTGAAACAGATAAAATGAAGCTTTTTGATAGAAATGaatgttaa